ttttgtgtctgcgagagagagagaaaagaaaaaagattacacttttttgttttttttggtgtgatcTTTCGAATTGTGCAACCTTTTGATTCGTCAATAGTGCCACGTCATTACACGTGAGGCTTCTCAGCCACAAGttttatacttttgtttttgtggacttttttgtgttgttttttaatttaaaaggttttctcTTTTTCGTCTCGTTTtggctttctttttgttttccttttcaagCTGGtcagcaactttttttttcttttactctttcttcattttacagttttgtacttttttttttgttattttgtcaCCTTTTCTCCATTTacagttttgtaattttttattttattaactaaattttattatgaaaactaaaaagaaatacACATTCAAATTATATGAGCGGgcgaaccaaaaaaataaatataaagtatataaaaactaattaaaattataaaaaatacgTGAAGTGATCTTGGTGTAGTGGCCAATgttaagtccttaatgcacaagacaCCATCATACCTATGATCGAGTTCTGTTTCCTAAGAATGTAAGGATTTGATTAATGAACCGGTACATTATAGCCCAATGCTTaacaaaaactataaaagatacaaaattataaaagagCAAATGTCATAGAGAAAATGTAACCTAAACCGTATACTTGAACAAAGATACTAAAGACTTTCACAAATcttttttgataatattaattaaatccGATAAACAAATTAGTAGCAAATCGTCATGGTCATGGAGGAAAGTAGAAACTCACCACGACCACAGATACAAATACAAACTACCATCACACTTCAATTCACCAACCACAAGACATCTCCAAAATcaactgttttaaaaatcttgttaaattttaattcagTTTATATTTGGTCCAATAGTTAACTAAAGACCATTTTGTGCTTCATTTTGAAAAGAATTAAGTAGTACTAGTTATAACAACTATAGACTTTTATAAACTATATTCAAATGGATTGttattgaataatattttgaaatagttttaaGATGTTAGACCTAAATGTTCCTCTCATTTACATTCCAATTAGCAAAGCAAACGGTAAATCAAATAAGTAAAAAACCAATCTggatttttactatttttgaagtaattatttttctctattAGTGGCTTAGACtggtttttataaaaattggaaatttttgtatatatagtattattttcataacgcatttttatttaacagaaaagttataatttaaaagattttcaatAGGTATCAGAACAACTTATCAACATtcaatcaaaattatataaataacttatCTAAACTCAAATcatctaaattttgtttaaatgttAATACACCCTTAAAGTAATTTCTTTACTGGAAAAAGgagagaatattttttaaagcgACAAAGTATTTAGTGgaacttcagttttttttgtttcacttttttttttttgcctttgtcTGGTCATGAAATCCTTTTAACATATCGGAGATACATGGCTGTAATAAGTCGATGTTAGAAGTCGTGGACTCGTGGTTACTAATCAACGCCAAGTCGATTTTGGAAAAGTGCAACTATGTGGATAAGTATTTGAACGCCAACTCGAATTGCAAAAAAGTGCAATTATGTggataagtatatatatggCACCTTTATTTCAGACCACCCCAAAtctcaaatatataataaagacTCTTTTTTCCTTTCGATTTCACATTTAATAATATATCCATCCCACTTGGAGGCACGACTGATAAAAAAAGATTCTtaagaaaatcatattttatcattttccGACTGTTGTTCCCCCGACCTGAAGAAACGTTTATTCAGTTTtctatttcatttcttttataatataaaagtgATGTCCATATATCTATCACATGACTATGTTTTTTTCTACTAACTAGTCTTTTCCAAGCCCATTGtgtatatattatcaaatgagTTGtgaatatattatcaaatgagTTGTGAACTTTTCTGTTGAATGAAACTGGCTagattcataattatattaaagaGACACTTGATGACAAAGATTGTGGAAAATCATAAAAACTGTTACAACGCCGGAACCGGTAGAAATACATTGGGGACAGAAAAGAAGATATGTGACATATATAGTGTCAATTGATTAGCCTCTGAAAAGAGGGCTAACTATTTAACACCTCTCAACATCGGCTGAAATAAGAAGAATACCTAAACGGTCATCGCCAGTCATCATCCACCGCTTACACTTCCAAGTTCGAACCGTGTACGGATGACTATGGACATTAATTTCTTAGTcctgaccaaaataaaaaccaaataatcaaGAAAATTTTGGGCCTTGAAGATCCATCACAAATACTATATCTCGAGCTAGATACAACTCTTACGGTCAATACTCGAACCAATTTGGTTTAGTAGTAAGAATCTGACCACTGAGACctatcatcttttctttttttttaaataggaaGTGAATATCATTTAGAATGAAGAGTTGAGGTTTTAGAAGCTTAACCTAAACATGTAGACGTAGCCaagaaaaaagatataaaaagaaaaccaaagctCACCTGGATCCAGTTCCAAATTTGAACACTAAAGCCGCATCTCAACTCTCAAGGGAGACCTATCTTCTTTGCAGGAAGCCTTTTGTATTTCTAGCTACTTctgtagttttattttaaaaatgttcgTATGGCATGACACTAtgaacataaaaatatatgtacaaataaaattttctacctttttgattagtatatatatacacgctCCGATCAAACAAGTCTAGATGGATTCGACAACATTTTATGTAACAACACATTAGATAAATAGTAGAACAATGGAGTTTAATACAAATAGTCTaaattacaaggaaaatacAGAATAGATACTTACTAAATACACACCAAACacacagaagaaacaaaatgtgAAAATGAATTAAGCGGTCATGCAACCAACACCATATCGAGTGGTCgggaaaacaagaaacaaagcaCTACAAACAATTCCGACCATTAATGGAAAGCTCTCCATAACTTgatccatctctttctctttccccgGAAACAAACATCCCGTAACTCTTCGGTCCGAGAACGCAATCGCCATAAACACCAAAACACTCATCACCGCATGGACAAAGTCATTAACCTTCAACTTATACCTATCATCACTCACCGGAATCTCCGCCTCCGCGATCACATCCCCTTCTCCAAACTCCGGAGGCGGCGGTTTCATAAACACCGCGAGTCCACGTGGCGTCACGAACCCGTAGTAGATCTTCCCATCGGAGGCTTTGAAACTGTCGgtgaaatgaaagaagaagcaagacaTCGCGCAAAGAAGCAAGAGGAGATGGATCATGAGGGTGTTGATTCCGTTACAGTCTCCGTCACGGTAGATCGACGGGAGAACCATCTCGAACATCAAGAGTGTTCCTGTCGGAAGGAAGTTGACGAGCATTGATGTTTTCGAAACCGTCTTTTGAACTCCTTGTGCCACCATGCGACGTTTTCGGCCTCTTCCTCCTCCGGCAGTGGCTCCTGCCGGGAGTGTAGGGAGTGAAGAGATTGAGACGGGTTTTGGTGAACGAGAcggtggtgatggtgatggtttCTTCGGCGGGGTCGCCGACGTGTAAACTCTGATCCCGACGCTTTCCTCTGTTCTCTCCATTTTAGTCGTGTGTGATAAAACTGTTTTTCGTCTCTTGCGTGAAATGGTTTAATGACGAATGAGAGCTTTGTATTTGTTTCGAAAATCACGGCGGTTATTGACGGTTATAGAGTTTCATCGGACGACGGTTtatgtggatttggattttgttttgctttttctctcatgaaaaaaaaacaacgtgGAAATTAGTGTATATGGGCTTTAAATCCATGCATTGGCCCAAAACCAATAAATGTTTATTGGTGtaatttagtttagttttggagcctaatatataggaaaaaaaccaaaaaatatctcATTGGATGTTTAatacttgatttttttggttggaagaaaaatacctcatttaattatCTTAGGCTAAAAAGTATTTGATCTTTAAATTGTTGCCAGATTCTAACCCGCAGTTTAGCAGTCATTAGAGGGCATCACAGAGCAGTAAACGGATCTAACCACACGTGTTTTTGtagatatatataagttttatagATGACTTTATGTATATACTTTCATGGTCTGGTGgtattatatgttttattaaaGCCTTAGAACGCCGGTTCGACGCCACCATCCTACATCTTTtgatgttctatttttttttaataaatggtaaAATCGTAATTAAGTCGTCTTCTTCACTAAAACCCTAACCTCCATTGGTGGTGGCCAACTAAAATCGAAGCTTCCAGATCCATCCATTACAACTGGTTTTCCCAATCTAATGGACGACATCGATTTCTTCTTGTCCTCTTAGCCTACCGCCGATGTATCCACTAGAAACAACGGCGAGGATGATGACTGGGGAAAGTTCGTCTAACTCTTCAGATTCTGGAGATGGAAAAATTAAGATTCAGATTTGATTCGGAAAATCTCAAACCAGATCAGAGTTATAGATATTTGACTTTAAAGAATCCAAACACTCTTCGTCAACAATTCTTTTGACAGATCTAACAGATTCTTCTTTCCTAATTCTCATGTTGCTAatgatatcatcatcttcactgtGTTTGTGCACTGAAATcgtgtgaagaagaaaagtaaattaaaaaaaaaaacgaaacaaaagaaCTAATTTGGTAGTTCGAACATTGGTTCACTAAAAAGTCCAACTCACTTCTAACCACTACACTACGACTACATATTACATCTATATGTTTAAGGTATCATATTTATATCTACAAAAACATGTGTGGTTAGATTTTAACGACCGTTTACTGCTCTGTGACGCCCTTTAACTACTGTTAAACTGTAAGTTAGAATCTGGCaacaatttaaaaatcaaatacttTTTAACCTAAGATAATTAGACGaggtatttttattccaatcatAAAAGACCAGGTATTAaatgtccaaataaaaaataaatgaagtattttttggcttttttcttttaatatatatacatccttTTTCTTAAGAGTGATTTGGGctatcagcttttttttttttttttggcaaactagAAACTTTTCATAAAACTCGACTTAGGGTTCGATACAAAGGGTCCGAAGGGCGTTTTTTGCAAGGGCATCAGCCTGACGATTGCAATTTCTAGGAATGAAATTAAAAGTACAAAGATGAAATTGAGATATTAGGGATTGAGAATCGTATAGAATCCCATGGAGTTCCTTTGGTGAGGATTTCTGATTGAGTGCTTTGACTAGCAATTGCGAGTCTGAAGCGAAGTGAACTTGATTGAATCCCGATTCAATAGCAACTTCCAATGCCTTGAAAGTTGCTAAAGCTTCAGCCATCAAGGGTGATCTGATATTCTGGGCCGTGGAGGCTCCCTGGGTCAGTTGTTGATCGGCGTAGTCCTTGAAGATCCAGGCGCATCCCGTGTTGCCGTTGTCTCTCCAGGCTGCATCACTGGAGCATACAATATGTGATGTTGTGGTTATTGTTGATCGCGTTCCAAGTGTTGAGGCTCGAGTCTGTGTTGGGGGTGAGGAGTCTTGTGCCTGTTGTGCATCCTGCCATTCGTTTGCTTGTATGATTTCTAAGTCCAGTGTGTCTTTTGCAGGAGCTTTGACTTTGTCGAAGATTAATTTGTTTCGGGTTGTCCATAGAGTCCAAATGATCCAAGGCGCTAGAGGTCCAATCATGAGACCTGTTGGTGGGAGGCATGTGAGTTTTGTGGTTTGGCTCAAACCCGATTTGAAGTTCGTTATCTCCTCCAAGTTGaatttttctttgtgtggtgCTAGGTTCCATACTGCTGTTGCATAGGGGCATTGGAAAAACAAGTGGGCTTCGGTTTCCAAAATGCCACAGTGTGGGCATCGAGGGTCCGAGTCTAGCTGCCTGAGTTGGAGGTTGCTTCCAACTGGGATAGCTTTCTGAGCAGCTTTCCAGAGCAAGAGCTTTGTTTTAGGTGAGCATTTGATATTCcaaatttcttttttccaaaGAAAAGTTTCTACAGGCTCAACAGTTTCGGAGCTTGGTGTTTTATCCATTCTTGTAGTTTTTGATCTAAGTGCTTCATGATATCCAGATTTTGCAGTATAAACTCCATCAGGGGTTGGAAGCCAAGCCCAGGAATCTGGTCCTCCCTGTTTGTTTGGTCGAAGTTGGGTTATACACTCTTCATAATATGGGAGTGTTTGACGGATCAGGGGAAGGTTCCACTCCTTTGAGTCAGGTAAGAACAGGTTTTCTACCCGCCAGTATTGGTTTTCCTTTGTTGGAGGGCCCATGGGCGCGATCGGGTGGTCGAGCGATATCCAAGGGGTTCCCCATACAGGAGTTGAGACCCCACTGCCTATCATTTTCCCAGGTTTGACTTTAAGAGGTCCCTTCCAAAGCAAATGCTCCTCCATCCGTGAGACGCATGGTTTGGGACAGGGCTATCCAGGAAGTTGGAGGTTTTGCAATATTTTCCCAAGAGGATTTTGGCTAGTAAGCAAGACGGATTTGTAAGTAAACGCCAGCTGATCTTTGCCAATAGAGCATCATTGAAGGTTTGTATATCTCGAAAGCCTAAACCACCATCCTTGAAagattttgtcattttgttcCAGGCAATCCaacacattttctttttgtcaggTTTCTCATCCCACCAAAAGCGGGTTAGTGCGGATTGGATACGGCTGCATAGGGACGTAGGGAGTTTGAAGCAGGACATCTTATATGATGGCATTGCGGCTAGGACAGATTTTAGGAGTGTCAGTTTACCAGACGAGGAAAGGAATCAAGATGATTAGCTGAGAGCTCGTTGCTTTATCCTATCCATAATCAGACTTAATaagtctttctttttccttccgAAGAGTTCTGGCAATCCTAATTTCCCTTGGCCTCCTATCTTGGTGATTCCTAAAACTTGTGGCactctttctttgatttctggttttgttttgcttgagaaAGTGATGGAGGACTTGTCATGATTTATCTTTTGACCAGAAGCTATCTCATATTTTTGCAGTATACTCTTCAGGTGGGTTACATTTGTTTTATCCGACTTGCAGAAGAACATAGTGTCATCCGCGAGGAGGAGATGGTTGACACGTGGGCAGCCTCTTGCCACTCAGATACCTGGTAAGCGACCAGTGTCTTGTGCTCTATTGCAGAGGCCTGATAACACTTCACTGCAGAGGATGAAGATATATGGAGACAAGGGATCTCCCTGTCTGATTCCATGCTGCGGTTTCACCAATCCTCTCGCTTGGCCATTCAAAAGGTAAGAATAGGAGACTGTTTTGATACATTGCATGGTCCATCCTATCCACTGGTGGTGGAATCCCATTCTGGTAAGTACTTCCTCAATGAAATTCCATTCAAGTCTGTCATAGGCTTTACTCATATCGGTTTTAACTGCCATAAATACTCTCTGTTGTGCAGGAGATGTCTTCAGGTAGTGAAGAGCTTCATGAGTGATCAGTACATTGTCAGTGATGGCTCTACCTGGGACAAAGGCAGATTGGTTCTGAGATATACAGGTTTGTAGGACTGGTTGGAGTCTTTTTGAGATGATTTTTACAATGATCTTGTAGTAAACTGAGCACATAGCTATTGGTCTGTAGTCAGCTACCCGTTTTGGACAAGTTATCTTGGGGATCAATCTAACATGGGTGTGATTGATGTGTGTAGGTAGGGAGCCAGATAGAAAGAAGTCTTGGATCTCAGATGTTACCTTGGTGCTGATCGTATCCCAGTTTGTTTGGAAAAAGCTTGCTGAAAAACCATCCGGGCCAGGAGCTTTGTTTGGGTGGATATCAAAGcatgtgttttttatttctattggtGTGGGGGGTTTTACCAAATCCTCATTCATGGTATCTGTTACACAAGGTGATATGGCTTCTCGGACAATGATATTCCTAGGTCCTTCAACCGCAGTAAACAAATCTTGATAGTAAACGGTAATGGTATTCACGATCTCTTGTTCTTCATAAACAGCCATACCTGTGTTTGATTCTAGAACTGATATGTTGTTGATGGCTTTGCGTCCTTTTGCTGCAGCGTGAAAGTACCCAGTATTCTTATCCCCAAGGGCTAGCTAGAGTTGGCGACTCCTCTGTTTCTAGAACTCCTCTTCTTTCCTGTAAGCAGTGACGAGTTTGTTGTTTATGTCATCTAGGGATTCTTGGGTACTTGTGTCATCTGTCATGGCTTCCTCAAGTTGTTCTTTTAGATCACTAATGAtttgttggttgttgttttgttgctctTTTGCCCAGTGAATGAATGTTGCTCTATAAAGATGTAGTCGTTGTTATACTTCTGCTTCTGGGTTGGTGTTCCAGGCTTTTAGTATGAGCTTTTTAACTTCTGGCAAGTGTCTCAATCTTCTATCATATCTAAAAATGCCTTGTATTCTCTTTTTGATAGGATCAAAAGACGTGACAAGGGATCGATGGTCAGATCCCTCGAAGCGAAGGTATTCACTCCGTCCTGAGGGGTAAGAAATGGTCCATTCTGAGTTTGCCATTGCCCTGTCAAGTCTGCATCTTACCAGGTGGGAGTGTCTTTTTCCACTCCAGGATAGGAAGTTACCCGTATGTTGCAGGTCATAGAGGTCGCAGATGGACATGAGAGATCTTAAGTCAGAGAAAGAGCCTTCTGATCTGGGTGGTCCATCTACTTTCTCATTGCTATTGATGATATCATTGAAATCGCCAGTAAGGAACCAGGGATCAGATCGTGAGTTTTCCTGTGCTTTGAGCTTCTCCCAAATTTCCACTCGTTTTGTTCTATCCGGCTCTCCATACACAAAGGTAGCAAAAAAGTATATTCCTTTTGCTTTTATTCTGGTATTAATTAGGTTTTGACAAGAGTGAAGGATTTCAACCTCTATATTCTGCTTCCAGAACAAAGCAAGGCCACATGCCCCAGGAGAGAGCGGAGGAACCAGGTGGTGTGAAGGGTAATCAAGCCATTGGAGGGTCTGCACAACCATATCATTTTGGTTCTTTGTTTCCATTAGGAAAATGAGATCAGGACAAACATTTTTCTTGATGTCCTTTGGTCTCTGGACTATTATGGGGTTCCCcaacccacaacagttccagctcacCAGTCTTAAGGAAG
The sequence above is a segment of the Camelina sativa cultivar DH55 chromosome 10, Cs, whole genome shotgun sequence genome. Coding sequences within it:
- the LOC104719614 gene encoding uncharacterized protein LOC104719614 → MERTEESVGIRVYTSATPPKKPSPSPPSRSPKPVSISSLPTLPAGATAGGGRGRKRRMVAQGVQKTVSKTSMLVNFLPTGTLLMFEMVLPSIYRDGDCNGINTLMIHLLLLLCAMSCFFFHFTDSFKASDGKIYYGFVTPRGLAVFMKPPPPEFGEGDVIAEAEIPVSDDRYKLKVNDFVHAVMSVLVFMAIAFSDRRVTGCLFPGKEKEMDQVMESFPLMVGIVCSALFLVFPTTRYGVGCMTA
- the LOC104720624 gene encoding uncharacterized protein LOC104720624 translates to MEEHLLWKGPLKVKPGKMIGSGVSTPVWGTPWISLDHPIAPMGPPTKENQYWRVENLFLPDSKEWNLPLIRQTLPYYEECITQLRPNKQGGPDSWAWLPTPDGVYTAKSGYHEALRSKTTRMDKTPSSETVEPVETFLWKKEIWNIKCSPKTKLLLWKAAQKAIPVGSNLQLRQLDSDPRCPHCGILETEAHLFFQCPYATAVWNLAPHKEKFNLEEITNFKSGLSQTTKLTCLPPTGLMIGPLAPWIIWTLWTTRNKLIFDKVKAPAKDTLDLEIIQANEWQDAQQAQDSSPPTQTRASTLGTRSTITTTSHIVCSSDAAWRDNGNTGCAWIFKDYADQQLTQGASTAQNIRSPLMAEALATFKALEVAIESGFNQVHFASDSQLLVKALNQKSSPKELHGILYDSQSLISQFHLCTFNFIPRNCNRQADALAKNALRTLCIEP